The Sesamum indicum cultivar Zhongzhi No. 13 linkage group LG6, S_indicum_v1.0, whole genome shotgun sequence genome has a segment encoding these proteins:
- the LOC105165293 gene encoding periodic tryptophan protein 1 homolog, with protein MIAAVSWVPKGASKSVPIAAEPPSKEEIEEILKSGVLEINEGTENEENSEDMNVDALKQDDELARALSAADALGKTSKSSMAETDSLTDTLRELDMDRYDEEDDGVELFGSGLANLYYPSNDMDPYLKDQEDDSEEEEDITIKPEDAVIVCARNEDDVSHLEVWILEDPTDGDSNMYVHHDIVIPAFPLCTAWLDCPLKGGERGNFIAVGSMEPAIEIWDLDIMDEVQPSATLGGIIEKKKKGKKRSVKYKDGSHTDSVLGLDWNKEYRNILASASADKLVKIWDVATETCNITLENHTDKVQAVAWNHFAPQVLLSGSFDHSVVMKDGRLPSHSGFKWSVAADVESLAWDPHTEHSFVVSLENGMVTGFDIRTASSDLSSPPKPSFTLHAHDKAVSTIAYNSSVPNLLATGSMDKMIKLWDLSNQPSCIASKNPKAGAVFSISFSEDCPFTLAIGGSKGKLEVWDLLSDAEVVKRFGKYANKAKPPTS; from the exons ATGATAGCAGCCGTTTCTTGGGTTCCAAAAGGGGCCTCAAAGTCGGTACCTATTGCAGCTGAGCCTCcatcaaaagaagaaattgaagagATCTTAAAGAGTGGCGTCTTGGAGATAAA TGAGGGCACTGAAAATGAGGAAAATAGTGAAGATATGAATGTTGATGCACTCAAGCAAGATGATGAACTTGCTCGTGCATTATCTGCTGCTGATGCACTTGGAAAAACTTCCAAGAGTTCAATGGCTGAAACTGACAGCTTGACAGACACGTTGAGAGAGCTAGACATGGATCGTTATGATGAAGAGGATGATG GTGTCGAGTTGTTTGGCTCAGGTCTTGCCAACTTATATTATCCCAGTAATGACATGGACCCTTATTTGAAGGATCAGGAA GATGACTCTGAAGAGGAAGAGGATATCACTATAAAACCAGAGGACGCAGTCATAGTTTGTGCTCGGAATGAGGATGATGTCAGCCATCTGGAG GTTTGGATATTGGAAGACCCTACAGATGGCGATTCAAATATGTATGTACATCACGATATTGTCATCCCAGCATTTCCGCTTTGCACAGCATGGCTTGATTGTCCTCTTAAAGGTGGAGAAAGAG GCAACTTCATTGCTGTTGGCTCAATGGAGCCAGCAATTGAGATATGGGATCTTGACATT ATGGATGAAGTCCAGCCATCTGCTACATTGGGTGGCATtattgagaagaagaaaaagggaaagaag AGATCTGTTAAATACAAGGACGGTAGTCACACTGATTCAGTTCTTGGACTTGATTGGAACAAAGAGTACAG GAATATACTCGCAAGTGCAAGTGCAGACAAGTTGGTTAAGATTTGGGATGTGGCAACTGAAACATGTAATATAACGCTGGAGAACCATACAGACAAG GTCCAAGCAGTTGCCTGGAATCATTTCGCACCCCAAGTTCTTCTCAGTGGGTCTTTTGATCACTCTGTTGTTATG AAAGATGGCAGGTTACCTTCACATAGTGGATTTAAATGGTCAGTTGCAGCTGATGTTGAAAGCCTGGCGTGGGATCCTCACACAGAGCATTCATTTGTG GTCAGTCTGGAAAACGGCATGGTTACTGGTTTTGATATCCGTACTGCAAGTTCTGATTTATCATCTCCACCTAAGCCAAGTTTCACTCTCCATGCACATGACAAAGCAGTTAGCACTATTGCATATAATAGCTCAGTCCCAAAT CTTCTCGCTACTGGTTCCATGGATAAGATG ATAAAGCTCTGGGACCTATCGAACCAGCCATCATGCATTGCTTCCAAAAATCCAAAAGCT GGAGCTgttttttccatttccttctCCGAAGATTGCCCTTTTACTCTAGCAATTGGAGGCTCCAAAGGAAAATTGGAG GTGTGGGATTTATTATCTGATGCTGAGGTTGTCAAAAGATTCGGAAAGTATGCCAACAAGGCCAAACCTCCAACCTCTTGA